One region of Oryza sativa Japonica Group chromosome 10, ASM3414082v1 genomic DNA includes:
- the LOC4348777 gene encoding putative glycine-rich cell wall structural protein 1 yields MAATKLVALSFVVLMSIGLANAARVVRYASAEGQGQGGGNGGGYVNGGGVGNGNGYGSSESGSGVTATAGGGGWGGGGSQYNGTGFGSGSGAGSSSGQMAEGYYPGYGGHASAGGGGGGNGGGQAGGVDGSGGYGTGGGNGSGSSVANNGTPNTPPPYANANASGNGNGNGGGQSGGSGSGGGGGSGYGDANP; encoded by the coding sequence ATGGCTGCAACAAAGCTTGTAGCTCTTAGCTTTGTAGTCCTCATGAGCATTGGGCTAGCCAATGCTGCCAGGGTGGTTAGATACGCTAGTGCAGAGGGACAAGGTCAAGGTGGTGGGAACGGTGGTGGATACGTGAACGGTGGTGGCGTAGGAAATGGTAATGGTTATGGGTCTAGTGAGAGCGGAAGCGGAGTCACCGCAACTGCTGGGGGAGGaggttggggaggtggtggctcACAGTACAATGGTACTGGATTTGGCAGTGGATCCGGGGCGGGCTCAAGCTCTGGCCAGATGGCCGAAGGTTATTACCCTGGCTATGGAGGACATGCAAGtgctggtggaggtggaggtggcaaTGGCGGTGGACAAGCTGGAGGAGTTGATGGGTCCGGTGGTTATGGGACTGGCGGTGGGAATGGATCCGGATCTAGTGTGGCAAACAATGGTACCCCTAACACGCCACCGCCttatgcaaatgcaaatgcaagtGGCAATGGCAATGGGAACGGTGGTGGTCAAAGTGGTGGCagtggtagtggtggtggcggtggatcTGGATATGGTGACGCAAACCCttaa